tctttgagcgcggttccagcgtgcctacctgctgctactatgccacgatgagaaggaacacaacctagtctcgtcaaactttatttcttttcttttccgtttgagagtttcgtgttctgagttaagttttgtaacgtcgagtctccgacgcctgacctcgggtgcccgttcaacttcgaccagcgcacacgactctgcactttcagccaacgcccaacaaccacgggcttcccaagacgtcacttcactactgaacttccagccaatcagcgacaccgggatacccctttcaacgggagtccctttcacaggaaacgaaggcaacgtatccccagatatttgttgtgctggtgtatctattataattttagtcacattgaggaactcaatgcgagggctaattacgtgattgatggttgttcatgtctatgcaatttaacgtattgctgtaaacttgggattccatatttccattctcttaaactcatctttccctaactttcgatcttcctgcaacttgtgtgaatgtgtgagtgcttgcgtttatgtgttagattagtttatatgtcttagatttatctaataaagccttattcatattgaaaagagaaatatcttgtgttatgtgcttacaagttaatgtcttaaactgccgatcttgttactgtgctaattgatagtgttttcactatagtttggatattagtatccagcgcagatttgatgttaaacggctcgttcagtgaatcgcagtgatcagccgtgaaacagtgattctgttcaaattccctttaaaatcttaaatgattccctttgagctaaattgacctgtttcccttacattattATGGTGGAGgaaatgcgggcagtttaatctaaattgtgagcataaaccaagttatttaatctttgattttgctaaaggactgaaagatgagaagcttgcgagacgcgagtatgtgtgtgtgtttgtgtgccacgtgacgtaagcagcgcgcgcccccCTCAAATGAATGAAAGCAGCTAGAACTCAAGTCCGTATCTtcattgttaacagcagtaagtgaacttaaaagtaaacatctgagatcgtacaataaggtagaaattgagcgtgttcctcatttgtgttgttttatagctgatttgatttcactgcgtgttccagtacctttcaaacgctatctcagtcactgtttgctgaacggagctaaactgttagtgtttccaaaataaagaatagttttgagtgtgttcctcaatctatttatcaaagcccccatattcatatttcatatagtcttattgccagtgcgtgttccactgccgaatcaaatttgatatttgacTCCCCTAAGTCAAACATTAGAAAATAATGTTTGCCTGTCTGtgtccgttcacaaagtgaatgcaatctcgcgtaacactgcatGTGtgcgagagtaatttgaatgggagtgttttaaaagcttgatcaagtaaattttaactgtgtaccaacagcgaaggaaaacttttgtGTTTATGTCCAGTGAAACTGGCACCGAGATTCAGAAGGTCGATATCGCTGTGTCCCCCTAACTACAGCAAAAGCTGCTATATCTGaaataagataaatttaactctatacgaactgagagtttaagtgccacatcgcaaaaccaactgaaaggcggtgttgttatttttacagtgttgaaatgagccgacatttcatgtaacatgcttaactgtatttgcaacaatgcaacgattcatgtgctaacgtTAATCCTCTagagtgtgttttggttgccatagtgacgaccgtgacccggaagccttaaCTTACTTCcagagcaactctgaactgtgcacgcgcagcgcactagtgtaaacaaactccacgctgttgctaagctaacgaaaccattgcatttacattgaagtctatgctaaagccactagcctcaaaggttagccattagcattaccatccagtggtagaataatgtgtgtttgggcgacgctgacgtgatttaaccattttaaacatcttaactaacacttgttagtctctttctttttatcgctctcttttctcactataccacttattttcattttactagaaagggaaatactgactcacaattattaattgtcaaattgaaatttaattgaaacattaaatttattttgaagcatttaaaatttccctctcagatcatttcacatgatcttttatttctagtattctcttttgggcctaattattttaggaagacttaagccttgaactttggaagtttaagtaaacttattcttcctaatttatttattacccatctgaatatatgctattcagaccttaacttatttgaatgcgttttacccctcttcctgttttggttatacacttaaccactattgttttacgtattgatttcctctttttaatttcatttttgcatattttgcccatttattaatttttttttttttttttttaccatttctttacacctgagccctaaaaggagataTGGTtaccctcactacgagttcaaataaattagaaagacaactctctttcacttaaagtttattttgtttgattagttgggcagcaactaacacaacgctctccttgtagttgagataaccgctactgagacttaccatctccgtcctctttctcctttactttccttttctctttttacatttgtaggacatgtaagaaccatcaatcaattctaagtgaattaaatacacaatcgtgccaaagacgacgaatcatccttatgaattttgatTGTAATCAAACCTCTCccttgttcttcctaacctccctacatttgaaaacgcaatccaagttttagcatctcatccaacgttgagatcaatttaatagagatacgtgttgaacaactgtcgccttcgcagcctccctggtgagcggtccaactgaaaggtgtacggtgtcaatcctgtcagactaagaaaagagatatcagaattattattgtattcttttgtccaaagcaagaaatataataatattgtttatatttttgataacatttaattgggaaaaaataattttcctcatttgaaaaacagaaattattgCTTGtcgtttgaatttgtttttcaccgctgtctctcttttcctcttcctcattagagtgacaaagtcttcgcatctctagtctacttagacaccctgagaccaacacagtcatcaccacatttcactagtggttcacaatcactgatacaacacttagttgtcccaccacacataggcttttactccacacagatctgtgtcagtctctcttctccccagcgtgccaacatgccgcagactgcagaccccattgcccatggggaagatgtgaacatttggctgagaggcatgacagacagcctcactccaaagacatttgaactgttattatttttaataataatcctaatcctgagaagattcctgacacaagattcaagccagaacaacaaccacgaggagctagtcaagatcacgagctcactaagctatgccttcacaacccagctgaaactgagcgacaagcacatcacccaccttcaagaggagctgacacgtgctcaacgtcgcatagacaagctggaagtgaaagttcaaaatcaactcaaagcacccagcgagagggagcaggaaacaacggaacaagttatgaagctccaagcagccctggcagcagctcagctcgaccagcaacatgcaacggctgctcagaaagacctggtaaacagactccagtatgccgaacagctactagagaaagccaagctagacatcagaaacaagaactctgaaatcagtgctttgaaagaccaccttgaaaggtacagaactgaaatggacactCTGACCCAACAaatagacgataccaacgatgagctctacatggtcagaaaagaactccaaaatgcttacaagcacaaacaagagccaaggaaagagaaacctctcttagcctcatcactgctgagcagagcagagtcccacgtccaagaactggcatatgacgaaaggagctaAGGGCCACAagccaaaacctcacctgccttcgccacacaaccctttcctgccaacgaaagaaaacctcccgtccaaggccttgaagctgcacacgggatgacaatcaaagacctcaacaagctgtctgaaaacatcagcaggttcaacccggacaccacagagagccccgacatccaagcttacctgcgagatattgaatttcacctggaagtgagacctcatgtgactgacagagactggttatacctccttagagccacgtccagtcctgCTGACAGGTGTGTCAGAGCGCGTCACAAGgaagcgccaaattcaaatatactatcttccgcctatttttcattcattttatttccgGTGAatcgcctcattctgtttgtgacactgtacgctgcaaaaccatgccgtgtttttactaccaagacgcagtttccgaccgtgagttattccataactgacgcaaacagttctgttgctgaagaaatgaaacgtaaaaaaaggaattatgatccatattacaaccttattgcttcgttggactaaacgtgcttcatgagatgtcattcagtgacccttaccttcctaactaaaccgggatttacagctgtggatgtgtttatcaCACGTTATTACGACAGATCTGGTATGGacagcgtttctaatgttcatgtttgtatgtgtactgcttacacaaatgtagcaaatacagtctttataagctttgcattgaaaaacagcgatctgtcatcaatgcttgaggcttagatctttataatgatacatagattgtcaagattaaatttgtcccgtttcatttaatatattaacataaacactgacacgtgcgagttgagtGGCTTTGAGGATGAGGGCGTCGGGTTGCAGGCTAAGAGGTTAAGAGATAAATTCACCACGGCTCCTATCCTCAAGCACCCTGACCCCAACTTACTCTTCATCTTGGAAGTAGATGCTTCGGACTCAGGCATTGGAGCCATACTCTTCCAGCGCCATGGACAACCGGGTAAACTGTACCCTTGTGCATTCTTTTCCAGAAAGTTAACGGCAGCTGAACGATACTATAATGTGGGGAATAAGGAACTCCTGTCTATGAAAGCAGCAATAGAGCAATGGAGGAACTAGCTCGAGGGAGCAGTCCACCCCTTCCAGGTGATTACAGATCATAAAAACCTAGAGTACATTTAAAGTGCAAAACGACTCAACCCTCGCCAAGCTCGATGGTCCCTCTTCTTCACACGCTTCCAATTCTCATTAACTTATCGTCCAGGAATCAAAAACAGTAAGGCAGATGCAGTATGATCTCCTCATGGACAACAAAACCCCCGAATACATTCTTCCTCCATCAGTAATCATTGCCCCAATTACTTGGGATATCATGGAGGAGATTCAACGGTAACAGATCCAAGATCGAGCTCCTACCAATTGCCCTCCTAACCTCCATTACGTTCCACAAAGTCTGCGCCCAAGAATCATTCAGTGGGTCCACTCCTCAGTCAGCTCTGGCCACCCAAGTATCTCTCGCACTCTACACCTGGTACGTAACTCATTATGGTGGCCTTCAATGTCCAAGGACATCACTAATCATGTCAAAACTTCCCAGGTTTGTGCTCAATCTAAGACCCCCAAGGAATTACCCTTTAGACTCCTGCAACCTCTGCACATTCCACAACATCCCTGGTCTCCTCTCTTAATTTACTTTGTTACTGACTTACCGCTGTCCCATGGTTTCACGGCAATCCTTGTTACTATTGACAGATTCTCCAAGTCCTGCCGTTTAGTCGCCTTGAAAGGACTCCCCACCGCCATGGAGACGTCACATGCTATATTCCACCACATGTTCAGGAACTATGGAATCACAGATGTTATAGTCAATGACAGAGGTACCCAGTTTACATCCCAAGTATGGAGAGCATTCTGCAAACACATGGATATCAATGTCAGTCTCACTTCTGGTTATCATCCCCAAGCCAATGGTCAGGTGGAACGCTTGAATCAGGAACTAGGCAGATACCTACGGTCCTATTGCAGCAGAGAACAGCATCAATGGTCAGAATTCCTCCCATGGGCAGAGTATGCACAGAACTCACTGACTCATTCATCAACAGGCCTAACTCCTTTCCAGTGTGTCCTCGGATACCAACCCCATATGTTCCCATGGTCTGGCGAACCATCATCAGTCCCCGCTGTGGATGACTGGATTCATCggagcgagagggtgtgggacagtGCTCACGTCCGCCTACAATGAGCTGTCAGAGTATAGGAACTCCAGGCTAACAAGCGACTTCGCCCACATCCAGTCTACCAACCAGGACAAAGGGTCTGGCTCTCAGCACGGGATCTCAAGTTGCGGCTACCAAGCAGGAAGCTCAGCCCAAGGTACGTTGGCCCTTTCAAAATTCTATGAAGAATCAATGAAGTCACATACCAATTAGAGCTTCCCGCTAACTACCATATCTCTCCCTCCTTCCATGTCTCACTGCTGAAACCGGTCCACATGGATGCTGACCCCAATCATGAGGCTAAAGAGCCACCACCGCCACTGGACATTGATGGAGCACCGGCCTACATGGTCAAGGAATTACTGGACTCAAGAAGGAAAGGGGGTCAGCTCCAATAttttgtggactgggagggctatggaccTGAGGAGAGGTCATGGGTAGCCGCCAGCGACATTCTGGATCCATCTCTCATGGAGGACTTCCATCGAGCCAGACCTGATTGACCAGCGCTACGACCACGTGGATTTCCGCACCGAGTGCCAGGAGGCACTCCTGGGGAGGGGGATTCTGTTACGCCACACtagcagagggagccctcaccGGAGTATTGACTGTTCACCACTCCCTCTGCTTAGTATTGCcagcatgggcgtaggtttggtctcagctttggtggggacacccctaTCACCCCCCGGAATTATGTTGTtgtaagataccagtgatttaatggtgatttagTATAagtgtataatctcaaaaatgcactctcaaaaaataaaaatctgagactgtgtaatgcttaacaaccaaatgttttattaagataatttattatgtacattagtatttacactaacaaaaaatactctgccacaaggaaaaaaatctaaataaataaatataataacctttttctattataaacactatttactctccagtacactcacgtttatgttgactgcatgattctaagttaaggtacaggctaattgacattcagttacttgcgtGTAGCCagtcagataccccgccgccaatcaaattactgcgtttcttgtactgtcgtcgtcctggacgttagaatcgatccaaatagcagtgcaaagatccaaatagcagttcaaaggagcttgctaaatattggtggggacaaatttgtcatctcaaaatattgatagggactagtacctagcgtccccccctaaaaCTACGCCCATGATTGCCAGTTAACCTGCCTTAACGAGCGTTTGTGTTTGACCTGTTCGCCTGCCTACTCGTCTCTCCCTACTGGAAAACCCCTGTGTATGTTGAAAGATCGGACTGCCCTTACGGTATTGACACATTGCCTGGTAACACGACTCTGATTGTACAATCTTCCTTTAATACACTCCTGCAAATGGATTCACATTCTGCCTCAGCCTCTTCATTacattatgattattcatgaatcaataaaacattataatgtttcttataatgaattatgcattcattataatgccttaataatgtataataaatacaggcttcatggAAAGTGTTACCAGAAACATCAGTTTAtcaaaaaaagcatatatattttttcatcctCTGTGAAATCAAAATCAATACAGTGAAATACGAGATTTTCTGTTGGAAAATTATCACATCTCATTTTCCAAATTCTGAAAGATTGTTTACTGACAGATCTCTTATAAATGACTATAACAGCTATAGAGAGCAACACTTCAGTCTCATCTGATTTAACGTGTGTTTTACAGTCAAGTAACTGTGttcatacagtaaaaacagcacaaTATTTGTTTTGTCAACTGTTATCATACAGAAGCACCAAAAGCCACAGTGACCATCAAACCTGCTCAAcatgtgttcagaggagagagAGTCACTCTGAGATGTAACATAAATGCTGAAGGAGTCACTAGCTGGCAGTACGGCTGGTATAAAGACAGTTCAGACAATGCTTTCAGtgaactacaggaacacacatTCAGTCCTGTTACTGAGCTTGAAGCAGGTAAATACTCCTGTAAAGGATCAGAGAGAGGAGGATCACGGACATCACACCGCAGTGAAGAAGTTACACTGACAGTGTCAGGTGAGTTTGATaatctcttcacacacacacaagtttaacatgttattaatgaGAGGTTTCTCTATTTCAGATGAAGCCCAGGCAGTTTTAAGTGTTTCTCCACAGACATGGTTGACTAAAGGAGatccagtgactctgatctgtgagGTTAAAGGCTCATCTACAGGCTGGACATTCAGCTGGTTCACTTTCTCATCAGGTAAGATATAATGTGCTTCATATAGCAACATCTGAATAAacaggtttcataaaaaaataaaatagattaaaaatatttaatcaatctGAATACTCTGATTATATTAACAAAGGTAATTTATAAGACTTGTGTAAAAATGTCTGCTCATTTCTTGAGGTAACTGCAGTTTTTCACTTTATACAGTCTACAGCAATGGTTATCATCTGCTCTCAGATAGCAGAAGAGGAGCTGGAGGAAACTACACTGTCAGTTCTGCTGCTCTAAAACACACAGGATTTTATGTGTGCACAGCAGAGAGAGGAAAACCAGCCTATTCCACACAGTACAGCAACACACAGTTAATATGGGTCACTGGTGAGTTCAAACTGAACCACAGAATGAGTGACACTCTGGTAATTTGATATTGATCTTTTTGTGTGTCTTGAAATGTTATCCTGCCATGGTGTAAATGGAGAAAGATGCTTCTTCTCTCAGGTGTAGTTACTGCATCTACTAGCAGGGTCTAAATAaaccaaactaaacaaaaaaaaagcagctttAGCAGCACACATGTAAAACGTTTAATTCTGATGGTGGAAAACTGtcatgaaaaactaaaatataactaCTTTGGCTCAAAAGTGTTACTTACATAAATTTACTTAATGGAAAATAATCAAATaggtgtaataaaaaatatatataatctgacCTATTTATTAAATAGtgctttatgaaattattttcatgaaattaatttttaatatttgtatgattGACCACACATTGATTCTAGGAGGCACTTTACCAACAACACAGGACTCTCGATGTGCATATCAACACATTTTACAGAATGAACCATATAAACTCTTTATCAATAACTGTACAGTTTGATTAATTTCTCTCTTCTTATTATATTTTAGCAAATTAATATACAGCAAACTCTGTTAACTATAAACACTACTAGGTTCACACTGTACAGACAAATAAGAACTGATCCTTGAGTTGGGTCTAGTTTATTTCAGGGTTTTTTCTCCAATATTAACATCttatggaggttttttttttggtttgctgCTGATGGCATAATGACAAATATATTAAGGTGTAATTTTGTTAAtgaagttttaaatataaattttctgaTACTATGACTTGATACTATATTTTCTAaacagctgctttgaaacaattaaagttgtttaaagtttttttatcaataaactgtCTTGCCTTGATTTCTGAATTGTATCTGtgattgtcttctcaggtgtttctccTCCAGTCTCTCTGATGGTCAGTCCCAGCAGAACTCAACACttcacatctgtctctctctctctgagctgtgagGACAAGAGTAACTCTACTGGATGGGCAGTGAGAAGATACACAGACAGTTGGTGGCTGAAATATTGTTCATCATTACACAGAGGATCACAAACAGGATCTACTTGTACAATCAGAGACACCTTCACAGAGGACACTGGAGTGTACTGGTGTGAgtctgaatctggagagaaaAGTCAtcctgttaatatcactgtacaCTGTGAGTAtgtgtttctgtatttatttatttcacaaagcCCTCATGTTTTGGATTTAAATACTGTAGCTGGATGGTGATCTTAATTCAATCATCCACAAAAACGTATTCCTAAATGACAATTGTTTGTATTGCTGTCCTGTATTTTAtgattataatatatttgtaagGTGTTCCTGAGTGTTCTGAAAGgcacctttaaataaaatacattattattatttttattattattgttgttgttgattttcacGGATTTGCCAGGTCCTCCTGCACTCACAACCAAATATCCCATATCACAATCACATGACTTCTTATTTGCAGCACTTGTCACTCGTCATCACGCACTCACTATAAAAGACAGCCACAAACACAAAGACACTGTCCGATCTCGTCTATGTTACCTTGAGGACATGTGTGGACTAAACCTGACTCTCTCTTGCCTCTTGGAGGATTCTCTCGTCGTCATCAAGTGGATACATTGGAAAACCAACTCCCTTTCTACATCTGCTGGCTCTGGAGTTGTCTGTGTGCCTGAGGCTTTTCCCTGGACTGCCATTCATCTCTCATTTGCCAGATATTCCCATACTTTCAATAAACTGTCCTAGTTTCGAATTAACATCTGTCTCCATTGTCTTCTGTGTGTGACAGAAGACCGGACCAAAAACTATGTCTCAACCGGATTTGGACCAATTCCAGAACCTGGTAGACATGCTACGCCAAGAGCTAATACAGACACAACATGCCACCATCACTGCTACAAGTTGGGTTACCGTAACCACAGTCCCTATGGCCAACCCAACTCCGTTTTCTGGTGAAGCAGCTGAGTGTAAgggtttcctacttcagtgtgaaTTGAATTTTGAAATGCATCTAATTATCCCACAAAACGAAGGAAAATTGtcctttttaatttcattacttACTGGGAAGGCGCTCCACTGGGCCGTTTCCATTTGGCATCAGAATGGTCCTTATTTTCACTCATATCGAGGGTACCCCTGCTGCTTCTCCATTCTTCTTTGTGGCAAAAAAGGATGGAGGACTTTGACTCTGCATTGACTACAGAGGGTTAAACACCATCACCAAAAAGTTTCGCTATCCTCTTCCCCTCATCCCAGCAGCACTAGAACAGCTCCATGGAGCTAACATATTTCAAAGTTAGATTTACGCAGTGCCTATAATCTAATCAGAATACGTGATTGTGACGAGTGTAAGATGGCTTTGGTGAACCCTACTGGCCACTGGGAATATTTAGTGATTCCATATGGCCTTGTCAATGCACAGTCAATGTTCCAAGACCATACCATATTTCGTGACCTGTTAAAACGCTTTGTAATTATCTACATTGATGACATTCTTATTTATTCCTGTTGCTCATACCCAGCATGTGAAGGAAGTATTGGAACAGCTACGTCAACACACCCTCTTTATCACAGCTGAGAAATGTGAGTTCCATAAATCCATGATTAAATTCCTTGGCTATGATGTGTCCAATTGCGGAGTGAGTATGGATGAGGGGAAGGTCGACAGCATTAAGAACTGGCCGAAACCAACTACAGTGAAAGATCTTTAAAAATTGCTAGGGTTTGCCAACTTTTACCGCAGATTCATCAAGAACTTCAATGTTATTGTCACCCCACTGATGTCTGCATTAAAGGGTAagcccaaacatttgaac
This DNA window, taken from Carassius auratus strain Wakin chromosome 22, ASM336829v1, whole genome shotgun sequence, encodes the following:
- the LOC113040504 gene encoding low affinity immunoglobulin gamma Fc region receptor III-like, whose protein sequence is MSAHFLSNGYHLLSDSRRGAGGNYTVSSAALKHTGFYVCTAERGKPAYSTQYSNTQLIWVTGVSPPVSLMVSPSRTQHFTSVSLSLSCEDKSNSTGWAVRRYTDSWWLKYCSSLHRGSQTGSTCTIRDTFTEDTGVYWCESESGEKSHPVNITVHSGVILESPVHPVTEGETLTLRCLDQNTTSPNLRAEFYKDGSLIQSQTTDMIISTVSRSHQGFYSCKLPEKGESPKSWISITVSHSGSQISVLHTLTSVLALDLLENKKLQSDLNLS